From the Solanum stenotomum isolate F172 chromosome 4, ASM1918654v1, whole genome shotgun sequence genome, one window contains:
- the LOC125862026 gene encoding COP1-interactive protein 1-like isoform X2 codes for MEAEMAKQRLKGSMKAFQSHMDPEKEEQLKSIKIGIENKVKRIVKLSKSMNKGSREGNMRRRSELIQLVDDLHKQYQSLYAKYENLKGEVKYNLCAKAGDDAASSSSSVSDSEAYHSPWQFAGEGSSYFPNTTNHENASLDLDSLPDSPTSSVQEPESRDFFKDLNNQGTENSMTDKLINKSAWLKEKLTEKEEDILSLTKKYEVHESERLAEIKTLEDQIAMMKIELETSCVQKKELGEKITCKSNEFKQMEAAFQEKSDQFSNLLTRFEENQTNSKSKIDDLMAQAKSLQQELDSLHTERNEQLKSFNNQKRELELSLEQKCHEGTVEVKDLTEKIKFLQQELEATSHRKSEVEMSLKEKNEELSECHLQIENLKEKLTSASLIEKETLKENEGLQVHVKDLKLEVDSLCSQKSDLEKQIRDINREAYRSQLEKEELTDKMKELETILLEKKHELSTLQKKHEVYANDMSNKISSMETQINTLQQQLRTEETEKVLLQSQLEKEKQNSYNSLTHMEKKNIELTTKITDQEKSIRENEDIIKKLNEEHRQMKIRLEDSKSNLQSAERKIEEMTEDLRKKFEDGLRILSRRIRVAEQMHLENKEWYQKTRDSYEKENNDLKEKNARLQVGVRGIKDITLTANDTLASLDTVALKFEECTGHFFNRMSKVSCELKFVKDWVMRKNKVIVHVQDDLDCLLEQLDVKEAEILVYREKVWKSDNKVRELEKMIKEKDDSTLALKEEKREAIRQLCIWIDYHRSRSVYYQKSLSVFGSRKNL; via the exons ATGGAAGCAGAGATGGCGAAACAACGTTTGAAGGGTTCCATGAAGGCTTTTCAAAGTCATATGGATCCTGAAAAAGAAGAACAGTTGAAAAGCATAAAAATAG GGATTGAAAACAAGGTAAAAAGGATTGTGAAGCTGAGCAAGAGTATGAACAAAGGAAGTAGAGAGGGGAACATGAGGAGAAGATCAGAACTTATCCAACTTGTTGATGATCTCCACAAACAATACCAGTCCCTCTATGCTAAGTATGAAAATCTCAAAGGAGAAGTGAAGTATAATCTTTGTGCCAAAGCCGGGGACGATGCtgcatcttcatcttcttcagtTTCAGATTCCGAAGCATATCATTCCCCGTGGCAGTTTGCTGGCGAAGGCAGCTCATACTTTCCGAACACTACAAATCACGAAAATGCTAGTTTGGACTTGGATTCATTACCTGATTCACCAACATCTTCTGTCCAAGAACCAGAATCTCGAGATTTTTTCAAGGACTTGAACAATCAAGGCACAGAAAATAGCATGACAGACAAGTTGATAAATAAATCTGCCTGGTTGAAGGAGAAACtaacagaaaaagaagaagatatctTGTCTCTTACCAAGAAATACGAGGTTCACGAGAGTGAGAGATTGGCTGAGATAAAGACATTAGAGGATCAAATTGCTATGATGAAGATTGAGCTTGAAACCTCATGTGTACAAAAGAAAGAACTCGGAGAGAAGATTACGTGCAAGTCCAATGAATTTAAACAAATGGAAGCAGCATTTCAAGAGAAATCAGATCAATTTTCTAATCTTCTTACAAGATTTGAGGAAAATCAGACCAACTCAAAGTCGAAAATTGATGATCTAATGGCACAGGCAAAGTCTCTGCAGCAAGAGTTGGACTCTTTACATACTGAAAGGAATGAACAGCTCAAGTCCTTCAACAATCAGAAACGCGAGCTGGAGTTGTCACTGGAACAGAAGTGCCACGAGGGAACTGTCGAAGTAAAGGATTTAACCGAAAAGATTAAGTTTCTGCAGCAAGAGCTGGAAGCCACGAGTCATCGTAAATCAGAAGTAGAAATGTCactcaaagaaaaaaatgaagaactaTCCGAATGTCATCTCCAGATTGAAAATCTAAAAGAGAAACTAACAAGCGCCTCTTTGATTGAGAAGGAGACATTAAAAGAGAATGAAGGCTTACAAGTACATGTAAAAGACTTGAAATTGGAGGTAGACTCACTCTGCAGCCAAAAGAGTGACTTGGAAAAGCAAATAAGGGATATAAACCGAGAAGCTTATCGTTCACAGTTAGAAAAAGAGGAGCTAACTGATAAGATGAAAGAATTGGAAACCATATTATTAGAGAAGAAACATGAGCTGTCAACTCTTCAAAAGAAACATGAGGTCTACGCGAATGATATGTCCAATAAGATTTCATCTATGGAAACACAAATCAACACTCTTCAGCAGCAGCTACGAACCGAGGAAACTGAAAAAGTTCTATTGCAGTCACAGCTTGAGAAAGAGAAACAGAACTCTTACAATAGCCTTACTCAtatggaaaagaaaaacatcGAATTGACCACGAAGATCACAGATCAGGAGAAGTCAATAAGAGAAAATGAAGATATTATAAAGAAGCTGAATGAGGAACATAGACAAATGAAGATCAGGTTAGAAGATTCCAAATCAAATTTGCAAAGTGCTGAAAGGAAAATTGAAGAAATGACCGAAGATTTGCGTAAGAAGTTTGAAGATGGTTTGAGAATCTTGAGCAGGAGGATCCGTGTGGCAGAACAAATGCACCTTGAGAACAAGGAGTGGTATCAAAAAACAAGAGACTCGTACgagaaagaaaataatgatctaaaagagaaaaatgcAAGGCTACAAGTTGGGGTTCGAGGCATTAAGGATATAACACTGACAGCAAACGATACGTTGGCTTCACTAGACACAGTAGCTCTAAAATTTGAGGAGTGTACTGGTCATTTCTTTAATCGAATGTCGAAGGTTTCTTGTGAGCTGAAATTTGTAAAAGATTGGGTTATGAGGAAAAACAAAGTAATAGTACATGTACAAGATGATCTAGACTGCTTACTTGAACAGTTGGACGTCAAGGAAGCCGAGATATTAGTTTATAGAGAGAAGGTTTGGAAATCAGACAATAAGGTTAGAGAATTGGAAAAAATGATCAAGGAAAAAGATGATAGTACGTTGGCTCTCAAGGAGGAAAAGAGGGAAGCTATTCGACAATTATGTATCTGGATTGATTACCATCGAAGTCGTTCTGTTTATTACCAAAAATCACTTTCTGTCTTTGGCAGCAGAAAGAACCTTTAG
- the LOC125862026 gene encoding COP1-interactive protein 1-like isoform X1 → MEAEMAKQRLKGSMKAFQRHMDPEKEEQLKGIKIGIENKVKRIVKLSKSMNKGSREGNMRRRSELIQLVDDLHKQYQSLYAKYENLKGEVKYNLCAKAGDDAASSSSSVSDSEAYHSPWQFAGEGSSYFPNTTNHENASLDLDSLPDSPTSSVQEPESRDFFKDLNNQGTENSMTDKLINKSAWLKEKLTEKEEDILSLTKKYEVHESERLAEIKTLEDQIAMMKIELETSCVQKKELGEKITCKSNEFKQMEAAFQEKSDQFSNLLTRFEENQTNSKSKIDDLMAQAKSLQQELDSLHTERNEQLKSFNNQKRELELSLEQKCHEGTVEVKDLTEKIKFLQQELEATSHRKSEVEMSLKEKNEELSECHLQIENLKEKLTSASLIEKETLKENEGLQVHVKDLKLEVDSLCSQKSDLEKQIRDINREAYRSQLEKEELTDKMKELETILLEKKHELSTLQKKHEVYANDMSNKISSMETQINTLQQQLRTEETEKVLLQSQLEKEKQNSYNSLTHMEKKNIELTTKITDQEKSIRENEDIIKKLNEEHRQMKIRLEDSKSNLQSAERKIEEMTEDLRKKFEDGLRILSRRIRVAEQMHLENKEWYQKTRDSYEKENNDLKEKNARLQVGVRGIKDITLTANDTLASLDTVALKFEECTGHFFNRMSKVSCELKFVKDWVMRKNKVIVHVQDDLDCLLEQLDVKEAEILVYREKVWKSDNKVRELEKMIKEKDDSTLALKEEKREAIRQLCIWIDYHRSRSVYYQKSLSVFGSRKNL, encoded by the coding sequence GGATTGAAAACAAGGTAAAAAGGATTGTGAAGCTGAGCAAGAGTATGAACAAAGGAAGTAGAGAGGGGAACATGAGGAGAAGATCAGAACTTATCCAACTTGTTGATGATCTCCACAAACAATACCAGTCCCTCTATGCTAAGTATGAAAATCTCAAAGGAGAAGTGAAGTATAATCTTTGTGCCAAAGCCGGGGACGATGCtgcatcttcatcttcttcagtTTCAGATTCCGAAGCATATCATTCCCCGTGGCAGTTTGCTGGCGAAGGCAGCTCATACTTTCCGAACACTACAAATCACGAAAATGCTAGTTTGGACTTGGATTCATTACCTGATTCACCAACATCTTCTGTCCAAGAACCAGAATCTCGAGATTTTTTCAAGGACTTGAACAATCAAGGCACAGAAAATAGCATGACAGACAAGTTGATAAATAAATCTGCCTGGTTGAAGGAGAAACtaacagaaaaagaagaagatatctTGTCTCTTACCAAGAAATACGAGGTTCACGAGAGTGAGAGATTGGCTGAGATAAAGACATTAGAGGATCAAATTGCTATGATGAAGATTGAGCTTGAAACCTCATGTGTACAAAAGAAAGAACTCGGAGAGAAGATTACGTGCAAGTCCAATGAATTTAAACAAATGGAAGCAGCATTTCAAGAGAAATCAGATCAATTTTCTAATCTTCTTACAAGATTTGAGGAAAATCAGACCAACTCAAAGTCGAAAATTGATGATCTAATGGCACAGGCAAAGTCTCTGCAGCAAGAGTTGGACTCTTTACATACTGAAAGGAATGAACAGCTCAAGTCCTTCAACAATCAGAAACGCGAGCTGGAGTTGTCACTGGAACAGAAGTGCCACGAGGGAACTGTCGAAGTAAAGGATTTAACCGAAAAGATTAAGTTTCTGCAGCAAGAGCTGGAAGCCACGAGTCATCGTAAATCAGAAGTAGAAATGTCactcaaagaaaaaaatgaagaactaTCCGAATGTCATCTCCAGATTGAAAATCTAAAAGAGAAACTAACAAGCGCCTCTTTGATTGAGAAGGAGACATTAAAAGAGAATGAAGGCTTACAAGTACATGTAAAAGACTTGAAATTGGAGGTAGACTCACTCTGCAGCCAAAAGAGTGACTTGGAAAAGCAAATAAGGGATATAAACCGAGAAGCTTATCGTTCACAGTTAGAAAAAGAGGAGCTAACTGATAAGATGAAAGAATTGGAAACCATATTATTAGAGAAGAAACATGAGCTGTCAACTCTTCAAAAGAAACATGAGGTCTACGCGAATGATATGTCCAATAAGATTTCATCTATGGAAACACAAATCAACACTCTTCAGCAGCAGCTACGAACCGAGGAAACTGAAAAAGTTCTATTGCAGTCACAGCTTGAGAAAGAGAAACAGAACTCTTACAATAGCCTTACTCAtatggaaaagaaaaacatcGAATTGACCACGAAGATCACAGATCAGGAGAAGTCAATAAGAGAAAATGAAGATATTATAAAGAAGCTGAATGAGGAACATAGACAAATGAAGATCAGGTTAGAAGATTCCAAATCAAATTTGCAAAGTGCTGAAAGGAAAATTGAAGAAATGACCGAAGATTTGCGTAAGAAGTTTGAAGATGGTTTGAGAATCTTGAGCAGGAGGATCCGTGTGGCAGAACAAATGCACCTTGAGAACAAGGAGTGGTATCAAAAAACAAGAGACTCGTACgagaaagaaaataatgatctaaaagagaaaaatgcAAGGCTACAAGTTGGGGTTCGAGGCATTAAGGATATAACACTGACAGCAAACGATACGTTGGCTTCACTAGACACAGTAGCTCTAAAATTTGAGGAGTGTACTGGTCATTTCTTTAATCGAATGTCGAAGGTTTCTTGTGAGCTGAAATTTGTAAAAGATTGGGTTATGAGGAAAAACAAAGTAATAGTACATGTACAAGATGATCTAGACTGCTTACTTGAACAGTTGGACGTCAAGGAAGCCGAGATATTAGTTTATAGAGAGAAGGTTTGGAAATCAGACAATAAGGTTAGAGAATTGGAAAAAATGATCAAGGAAAAAGATGATAGTACGTTGGCTCTCAAGGAGGAAAAGAGGGAAGCTATTCGACAATTATGTATCTGGATTGATTACCATCGAAGTCGTTCTGTTTATTACCAAAAATCACTTTCTGTCTTTGGCAGCAGAAAGAACCTTTAG